One genomic segment of Streptomyces liangshanensis includes these proteins:
- a CDS encoding class I SAM-dependent methyltransferase, whose translation MTGTTSRDTEVEGVEGGVGVTALLVAASRAIETHRHDALARDVYAEHFVRAAPASAAWPVRPHQVEDGDANPLWGRFARYFGLRTRVLDDFVLRSVRKGGARQVVLLGAGLDTRAFRLDWPPGCVVYEIDREGVLAFKHEVLDGLSARPRAERVTVPVDLRADWVAALAGAGFDTAAPSVWLAEGLLFYLPPVAETYLIDTVDRLASPGSALAFEVKLERDLLEYRDSPLYTATHHQIGIDLLNLFDLRPRPDSAGDLAVKGWSTAVHTPFDFTRFHGRGPLPEENDALEGNRWVFADKPRQ comes from the coding sequence GTGACCGGCACAACGTCTCGCGACACCGAAGTGGAAGGCGTGGAAGGAGGCGTCGGCGTGACCGCTCTCCTGGTCGCCGCGTCACGGGCGATCGAGACCCACCGCCACGACGCCCTGGCCCGTGACGTCTACGCGGAGCACTTCGTGCGCGCCGCGCCCGCGTCGGCCGCCTGGCCGGTGCGCCCGCACCAGGTGGAGGACGGGGACGCGAACCCGCTGTGGGGGCGGTTCGCCCGGTACTTCGGCCTGCGGACGAGAGTCCTCGACGACTTCGTCCTCCGGTCCGTCCGCAAGGGCGGCGCCCGGCAGGTGGTGCTGCTCGGGGCGGGGTTGGACACCCGGGCGTTCCGGCTCGACTGGCCCCCCGGCTGCGTGGTCTACGAGATCGACCGGGAAGGCGTCCTGGCGTTCAAGCACGAGGTCCTCGACGGGCTGTCGGCCCGCCCCAGGGCGGAGCGTGTCACCGTCCCGGTCGACCTGCGGGCCGACTGGGTCGCCGCGCTGGCCGGCGCCGGCTTCGACACGGCGGCGCCGAGCGTCTGGCTGGCCGAGGGGCTGCTGTTCTACCTGCCGCCCGTCGCCGAGACGTACCTCATCGACACGGTCGACCGGTTGGCCTCGCCGGGGAGCGCCCTGGCGTTCGAGGTCAAGCTCGAACGGGACCTGCTGGAGTACCGCGACAGCCCGCTGTACACCGCGACCCACCACCAGATCGGCATCGACCTGCTCAACCTGTTCGACCTGCGGCCGCGCCCCGACTCCGCCGGTGACCTGGCGGTCAAGGGCTGGTCCACCGCGGTCCACACCCCGTTCGACTTCACCCGCTTCCACGGGCGCGGTCCGTTGCCGGAGGAGAACGACGCGCTGGAGGGCAACCGGTGGGTGTTCGCGGACAAACCCCGGCAGTGA
- a CDS encoding TetR/AcrR family transcriptional regulator: MDSPGLREQNKQRTRRAIEEAAARLFGERGFEHTTVRDIAAAAGVGERTFFRYFPSKESLIVGQVRDLIPRLALLLRERPAAEAPYRAMCNAVLTLAAEYEVPPAIFMTGSPKDLTPTSSRTDRLLLRDLEHAVTAAIEERLGAGPDSPELRLRAAVKARAGVAALRGLLAVQTPNTLTTGLTMKQLTALVQDAFAALND; encoded by the coding sequence ATGGACAGCCCTGGACTCCGTGAACAGAACAAACAAAGGACGCGCCGGGCCATCGAGGAGGCCGCGGCGCGCCTCTTCGGGGAGCGAGGGTTCGAGCACACCACGGTGCGCGACATCGCGGCGGCGGCCGGGGTCGGGGAGCGGACCTTCTTCCGTTACTTCCCCTCGAAGGAGTCCCTGATCGTGGGCCAGGTCCGCGACCTGATCCCCCGCCTGGCCCTGCTGCTGCGGGAGCGTCCGGCGGCCGAGGCCCCGTACCGGGCCATGTGCAACGCCGTGCTGACGCTGGCGGCGGAGTACGAGGTGCCGCCCGCCATCTTCATGACCGGCTCGCCCAAGGATCTGACGCCGACGTCGTCCCGGACCGACCGGCTCCTGCTGAGGGACCTGGAGCACGCGGTCACGGCCGCCATCGAGGAGCGGTTGGGCGCCGGCCCCGACTCCCCCGAGCTGCGCCTGCGGGCCGCGGTCAAGGCGCGGGCCGGTGTCGCCGCGCTGCGCGGGCTCCTCGCGGTCCAGACCCCGAACACGCTGACGACGGGCCTGACCATGAAGCAGCTCACGGCCCTGGTGCAGGACGCGTTCGCCGCGCTGAACGACTGA